Sequence from the Burkholderia stabilis genome:
CACCGGATACTGCAGCACGTTCGGCATCATGATCGCGACGCGTGCGCCACGCGCCAGGCCGCGGGATTGCAGCCAAGCGCCGAACTGGCGCGACAGCTTGTCGAGCTCGCCGTAGGTGATGCCCTTGCCCATGCAGACGAACGCGGTGCGATCGCGATACTGCCGGAAGCTTTCGTCGAGCAGATCCGGGACAGAGGGATAGGGAGACGCGTCAATTTCGGCTGGAACGCCGGGTGGGTACGATTTCAGCCAAATTTTGTCCATACTGCGCGTCTCCTCACGGATTTTCGAATGGTCGTGACCTGCTCCCCGTAAACCGGGCCAGTCGGAATCTAGTAAAGTCCGTTTTCGGAGAGGAAGACGGACATGAAGAAGCGCTTTTCGGAAGAACAGATCATCGGCTTCCTGAAGGAAGCGGAGGCGGGCCTGCCGGTGAAGGAGCTGTGCAGGAAGCATGGGTTCAGTGACGCCTCGTTCTACACGTGGCGCGCGAAGTTCGGCGGCATGGAGGTGTCGGAAGCCCGTCGGCTCAAGGAGCTGGAAGCCGAGAACGCGAGGCTGAAGAAGCTGCTGGCCGAGGCGATGCTCGATATGGAAGCCCTGAAGGTGGTCGTGAAGGGAAAGCCCTGAGCCCGCAGGCCAGGCGCGAGGCGGTCGCGGCGATTCGGCAGAAGGTCAATGTCTCCGAGCGCCGTGCCTGCCGGCTTGTCGGGCTTTCGCGCAGCGTGCTGCATTATGAAGCGCAGCCGGACCACGAGAATGAGGCGCTCAAGGCGCGCCTCATCGAGCTGGGGCACCAGAGGCGGCGTTTCGGCTATCGGCGGCTACACGCGCTGCTGGCGCGCGAAGGAAGGCACGTAAACCACAAGCGCGTGCACCGGCTGTATCGCGAGGCCGGACTGGCCGTGCGGCGCCGGCGACGGCGCCACGGCGTGATGGTCGAGCGCGAGCAGCTGGCTTTGCCGAGTACGCCGAACGAGGTGTGGTCCCTCGATTTCGTGATGGACGCATTGTCCAACGGGCGTCGCCTGAAGTGCCTGACCATTGTCGACGACTTCACCAAGGAAGCGGTCGAGATCGTGGTGGACCACGGCATCTCGGGTCGGTATGTGACGCGCGTGCTGGACCGGGTGGCGCGCTTCAGGGGCTACCCGAAAGCGTTGCGCACGGACCAGGGACCCGAATTCACGAGCCGCGCGCTGGACCAGTGGGCCTACGCCAACGGCGTGACGTTGAAATTGATTCAGGCGGGCAAGCCGACGCAGAATGCGTACATCGAGTCGTTCAATGGCAAGTTTCGTGACGAGTGTCTGAACGAGCACTGGTTCACGACGCTCGCCCACGCCCGGGCCGTGGTGTCGGCATGGCGCCGGGACTACAACGAGGCACGGCCGCACAGCGCATTGAACTACCAGTCGCCGGCCGAATTCGCGGCGAAGCATCCGGCACCAGTAGGCGCTCCTGTCTTGCAGGAGCATGTTTGAACAGGACTTTACTAGAAGCTCCGTGGCCCTATCGAAGGGGGCAGGTCAGTCGTGCTAAAACGCATCGTAACGGCTCGCCCGCCCCGAGACAACAGGGTTAGATGTCCACTTCGAACTTCCGGGGGAATTCGTCCGATCATACGCGGATGTTCGATCAAATGCGCTCAACCTCGACCAGGCAATCGTAAAACGTCGCCGAATTGCCGAGATCGGTCAACGCCTGGCTCGTCACCTCGTTCGCGTTCCGGCCGTCCGGCGACAGCTTCTTCCACCAGATCGACAGCCCGACGACGAGCCCGGCGCGCGCACGATCGGTAACTCTCGCGAGCGCCTGCATCGAACCGCGGTCGTTGAAGATGCGCACGACGTCTCCCTCCGTGATACCGCGCGCATCGGCATCGGACGGATGCATGTCGAGGTGCGGCTCGCCTTCCGTGGTCCGCAGGCTGTCGACGTTCACGAACGTGCTATTCAGGAAGTGACGGGCCGGCGGCGAGATCATTGCGAGCGGATAGCGCGCGGCGAGCTCGGGCGCGGCCTCGGCCGATTCGAACGGCGGCAGGTAGTCGGGAACGGGATCCATGCCCATCTGTTCGAGCCGGGCGCTATAGAACTCGCACTTGCCGGACGGCGTGCGGAAACCGCCATTCGCGAACGGCGCGTCCGGCAACTTGAGTTTCAGCCAGCCGGCGCGCTTCAACGTGTCCCAGTCGCTGTCGAGCGCCGGATCGTCCCATCGGAGCGCCGCGCGCGCGACCTCTTCGTCGCTCTGATAGAGCGCCGGTTCGTCGAGCCCCATGCTGCGCGCGATGCCGCGGAAGATCTCGGTGTTCGGCCGCGCCTCTCCCACCGGCGGAATCGAAGGCAGATTCGCCATCACGTAGGTGTGACCGTACGATTTGTGGATATCCAGATGCTCCAGCTGCGTGGTCGCGGGCAACACAATGTCGGCGAAATCGACGGTATCTGTCTTGAAATGCTCGAGAACGACCGTGAACAGATCGTCTCGCGCGAACCCTGCGGCAACCTTCGACGAGTCGGGCGCGACCGCCACCGGATTCGAGTTGTACACGATCACCGCTTCGACCTTCGGCCCGAAGGTCGCGTCGCCCGGGTGTAGCAGCGCGTCACCGATCGCGTTCATGTTGATGATGCGCGGCAGCTTGTGCGGCCAGCCCGGCATCAAATCCGGGCGCAGCAGCGCCGCCTGGTTGACCGGTGCGGACTCCGACGACGAAAGCAACATTCCGCCAGCCCGATCCCGCCACGCCCCCGTCAGCGCCGGCAAGCTCGCGATCGCACGCACGGCATTACCGCCGCCGCGTACGCGCTGCATGCCGTAGTTAAGACGGATCGACGCTTTGCGAGTGGCGCCATAACGCCGCGCGAGATCGACCAGTTCCGACACGTCGATTCCGCAGATCTCCGCAACGCGCTCCGGCGGATACGACATCGCCCGCGCTTTGAGCGCGTCGAAGCCGAGCGTATGGTTGGCGATGTAGTCGTGATCGAGCAGGTCTTCGGTAATCAACACATGCATCATGCCGAGCGCAAACGCGCCATCGGTACCCGGCTTCAGTGCGATGTGCTGATGGCATTTCTCCGCTGTCAGCGAGCGATACGGGTCGATCGCGACGAGACGCGCACCGCGACGTTTGGCTTCCTGTGCGCGCGTCCAGAAGTGCAGGCTCGACGCAATCGGGTTCGCGCCCCAGATCAGGATCAGCTCGCTTTCCTCGAAATGCTCGAGGTGCATGCCGAGGCTTCCGCCGTATGTGTAGCGCAGCCCCGCTGCGCCTGCCGCGGCGCAAATCGCCCGCTCGAGCCGCGACGCGCCGAGCTTGTGGAAGAACCGCTGGGCGATGCCCTCGCCTTGCACGAGCCCCATCGTCCCCGCGTAGCTGTACGGCACGATCGCTTCCGGTGCTCGCGCGGCGATCTCCCCGAGGCGGCGGCCGATCTCGTCGAACGCTTCGTTCCAGCTGATCGGCACGAAGCTTCCTTCCCCCTTCGCGCCGACGCGCTTGAGCGGAACGGTGAGGCGATCCGGATGATGAACGCGATCGGCGTATCGACTGACTTTCGTGCAAAGCACGCCCTGCGTCGGCGGATGGTCGGGATCGCCCGTGACCTTGATAGCCTTGCCGTTCTCGACGGTTACACGCATTGCGCACGTGTCCGGACAATCATGCGGGCAGACGGCCCGGGCTACCTGTGTGGCGGCGTTCATCGTTTTGAATGAGAGATGGGGGTTCGCAAATTTTACGTGGGCGCGCCGGATAAAGCGTTCACTTCGTGCGGATCCGGGGTTTTTTTGACTAAGGAATGATTCGAAGGGATGGGGGTTTCGGCTGCGATACGCGTTTTTCTCGCGGAGAAAATTGAATCGCCAACGTTGCATTCGTCGAGGGCGATG
This genomic interval carries:
- a CDS encoding IS3 family transposase (programmed frameshift); its protein translation is MKKRFSEEQIIGFLKEAEAGLPVKELCRKHGFSDASFYTWRAKFGGMEVSEARRLKELEAENARLKKLLAEAMLDMEALKVVVKGKPLSPQARREAVAAIRQKVNVSERRACRLVGLSRSVLHYEAQPDHENEALKARLIELGHQRRRFGYRRLHALLAREGRHVNHKRVHRLYREAGLAVRRRRRRHGVMVEREQLALPSTPNEVWSLDFVMDALSNGRRLKCLTIVDDFTKEAVEIVVDHGISGRYVTRVLDRVARFRGYPKALRTDQGPEFTSRALDQWAYANGVTLKLIQAGKPTQNAYIESFNGKFRDECLNEHWFTTLAHARAVVSAWRRDYNEARPHSALNYQSPAEFAAKHPAPVGAPVLQEHV
- a CDS encoding molybdopterin-containing oxidoreductase family protein, which encodes MNAATQVARAVCPHDCPDTCAMRVTVENGKAIKVTGDPDHPPTQGVLCTKVSRYADRVHHPDRLTVPLKRVGAKGEGSFVPISWNEAFDEIGRRLGEIAARAPEAIVPYSYAGTMGLVQGEGIAQRFFHKLGASRLERAICAAAGAAGLRYTYGGSLGMHLEHFEESELILIWGANPIASSLHFWTRAQEAKRRGARLVAIDPYRSLTAEKCHQHIALKPGTDGAFALGMMHVLITEDLLDHDYIANHTLGFDALKARAMSYPPERVAEICGIDVSELVDLARRYGATRKASIRLNYGMQRVRGGGNAVRAIASLPALTGAWRDRAGGMLLSSSESAPVNQAALLRPDLMPGWPHKLPRIINMNAIGDALLHPGDATFGPKVEAVIVYNSNPVAVAPDSSKVAAGFARDDLFTVVLEHFKTDTVDFADIVLPATTQLEHLDIHKSYGHTYVMANLPSIPPVGEARPNTEIFRGIARSMGLDEPALYQSDEEVARAALRWDDPALDSDWDTLKRAGWLKLKLPDAPFANGGFRTPSGKCEFYSARLEQMGMDPVPDYLPPFESAEAAPELAARYPLAMISPPARHFLNSTFVNVDSLRTTEGEPHLDMHPSDADARGITEGDVVRIFNDRGSMQALARVTDRARAGLVVGLSIWWKKLSPDGRNANEVTSQALTDLGNSATFYDCLVEVERI